Sequence from the Hamadaea flava genome:
TCGATCGGATGCCGGACTGGGACGCCGAATACGAGGCCGATCTGCAGGACCTGCTGCTGATGGTGCGAGCGCGCTGGTCCTGACGGGCCGCGTCAGTCCGTGACCATCGCCAGGACGAAGCCGTCGTGGCCTTTGACGCCGACGGTCTGCACGGCAGTGGCCGTCAGCCGGGGCTCGGCGGCGATCAGCTCGGTGAAGCGGCGTACGCCGACGACTCGGGGATCGTCCTCGGTCGGGTCGGTGACGGCGCCTTCGCGGACGACGTTGTCGCCGATGATGACGCTGCCCGGCCGGGTGAGCCGTAGCGACCAGGCCAGGTAGTCCGGATTGGACGGCTTGTCGGCGTCGATGAACACGAGATCGAACGGACCGGCTCCGTCGGCCTCCAACTGGGGCAGCGTGTCCAGGGCCTTGCCGACCAGGATGTCCACGAGGTGCCCGACGCCCGCCCGCGCGACATTGGCTCGGGCG
This genomic interval carries:
- a CDS encoding O-methyltransferase, producing MTQSTWTAVDGYFADLLVKEDSALTAAVEDSDAAGLSALQVAPNQGKLLNLIARIRGARSILEIGTLGGYSTIWLARALPADGRLVTLEVDEHAATIARANVARAGVGHLVDILVGKALDTLPQLEADGAGPFDLVFIDADKPSNPDYLAWSLRLTRPGSVIIGDNVVREGAVTDPTEDDPRVVGVRRFTELIAAEPRLTATAVQTVGVKGHDGFVLAMVTD